TTGTACAGATCCTTGTTGTATCAAGCAGCTCCATTTGGGAAACAATTGTTCAGACGCTTTACTTGATTAATTATATTGCTCGTAAATATTCAGCATCAAAAAACTTGagtaaagtggaaaaaaatctgcGAATGACTACTgtcaatattatttattatatactTGAATTATTAGTATTGCTGCCTAAATGTACACTCACTGAGCCCTTCATTAGGAACACCATCCTCATACTGGGTAGTTATTTCCCTGTGATTGATGGTTTGGACACCAGATTCTGACCcaaccatctgcagcctcagcaggaaTCAAGACTCATCAGGCCATGCTGCATATCTCCACTCTTTAACTGTCCAGTTCCTGTGAGTCTGTTCATGGCTGACAGGGAGGAAACAGGACGTTGTCTTCTGCTGTTGTAGAATCCTCCTCCTCGAGGTTTGACTTGTTCATTGTGAGAGGCTTTCCTGCTCAGCACAGTTGTAAAGAGGGGTTATCTGAGTAACACTAACCTTTCTACCACGCGTCAACCAGACTGGCCACTGTCCTCTGACATCTATCTTCAACGAGGTGTTTCCATCCACAGAACCATCCTGAGTAAACACCTTATCAAGggcatttcattttttagaACATCGTTTCATcattcaatcattcaatcattGAACCAGTGGCAGGGGCCATAAAAGGGCCACAATTTAAACAGAGGGGCCAATCATATGTCCAACATCCTTGCAcagttcctgattcagtaagcAGCACAGACTTATTCcctgtttactgttagctctatagaTTTGAGTTATAGTCACTCAtcatttaacatatttttgaaattcGTTCCTTATTCAAGCACATTGtattcttcaaaaaagcttaacAATTTTAGAAATGTACGTATTTATTGATGATATTGTAAGAATTGTTATTAAGTGAGTTATTAGATTAGCCAATTAGATTTCAGATTGCCCCCCCTGGCCCCATCCATGGATCCTCCCCTGTATTGAACAGATATAACACAATAACCTCTCTAATTTAATGGAACTGCTTCACTTCGTcgaggtgtctgatgtcaggAGTTGTTGATGAGGCCCACAGCTGGTTTTTGAGAAAGAAActcaaacaaatcctcacctTTGGTAGTGCCTCACATAATTTTAATAATCCCACACACGGAAAAAGTCGAGTTGGGTGGTATTTTGCTATGTCTGTTGTTTCAATGCACGCCAGATTGAAAACCTGGAAATTTCTAGTGGTTTTTCTTCTAGTGTGTTTTCAGTATCTTGTGTCATATTACTAATCTGCTCCGCGATGgttctttaaaacaaaactgacactttggaacaatttGACGTTGTCTGGTTCCAGTAGCTCCGCTCTGCcaacaaggctccttcactAATTCTCCTTCTGAATTAGATTTTAACTTCTTAGCCATTAGCTCGCTCACCACAAAACTCGCCTGTGTAACATTTTGTCTGTCCGAATGTGGTTTTATGAAAACTGCTTGTTgggcacacacactctgttggAGAACGTTTACTTTAATCATGACCTCTTGTCCTTGCAATTCATCCAGCTGATATGGAGGTTTCCAGCTGGGATAACGTCTGACAATGCTCTTTGTCATCACAGTGAGGACCTACCTAAGAACCATAGGTACGCTGGGTCGTcgttaacatttttaaatgtttatctgtttctcTTGGAAAGTACAACATCCAGCATCTGCTTGTCAGCGACGACCCGTATGAGCTACAcgtgtgttttcttcaccatGACTGTGACCTCTCAGGAAGACATTCAGAAGGGACCACCTTGAAGGACTGTCTGTGTATTTTGGTGTTGCTTTTTGGATCTATGAATTGTCTCCTGGGCTCTCATGCCCCTGTCAAAGTCCCTGGGATCATATTTTCCCATTTTGATGTTTGGTGTTACCTGATGCTCCTGACCTGTATATACATGCTGCTGTGCATTGCACTGCAGACACGGGACTGGGTGACTGGATATCTGTGTGAATATGATACACAGGGAAGGGCTGGAGCATGTTATTACTATTTAAATGTGGTATTGTTTATTTGAACTACTTATTAAACTGAAGTTCAATCTATAAAAATGTAACCAATTTTCCTTGCACTGGTCAGGCCTCTGGAGTAACAATACCCTTTAATGATCATTTTAATACATTACTATTGTTTTTCatgcattcattttatttaatatcaaaCATGTGAATTAAGAAATTATTTACGAACAAAAAAATCGAACTTAATGATTTAATCTACATATTCGAAAAGGAGTGAGAGGAAGTACACAGTTATTTAATCTCACCCCTTTTCCATAAGacattaattaataatgatattataCTGAACCAGCTTCCTATATATCTTTACATATGTTGTTTACCTGTGCTCTAAATTGTATAACATgtacaaaaaatgtaaagaaaactaTTTCGGTataataagtaaaaaataataataacacaacaataataataatgtgctcttattattgttatttatataaataaatattacaaattaatttgaataattaattGCTAATAACTAACTCATATGTGCATCGCTATTTGCGGCTTTCCGGATTTAAACGCCATTACCCAGCCTGCCTCGCGCTGCTCAGTCCCCGCTCGCGCAGGAAGCCTCGCGGTACTTGCGGTGTGACCCTGCCCTATGTCTCGCGCACTCGCAGCTCCATCGCTCAGTATATAAAGCGGGACCTCGACGGAAGGAGGACGGCTGGGGAGTCGCAGCCCGGGACTGTAAATAAGACCGAGAAAACTGTGTGTTATTTACAAAAGTGATGCCGGCTGTTTGAAAACTCCGCTCCCAGTTGTTTTAACTCgtttttgatcatttttggCTCTAAATCTCGCCAAGCTCCGTGTGGTCTTTACACTACGCGTATAATGGCGAGCTCGGCTAACTCGAACCCAGTGGTAAGGATCAATCTCTCAGGATTGTCAGCGGGGGGAAAAACGGGGTAAAGTTAACGGAGCAGCCGTCCACCAACTGCTGTTTATGTATAAAACTGAAATCTGCTTTAACCAAACACTTCACCGTGGCgccaaataaaaccaaagacTTAACGTGCAGTCATTCGGCcattttaatcagtttttagAGACAGCTTTTCAGATTAAAACAAGCTAGTAGAGGCTAGtaacgcaaaaaaaaaaaaaagaagagatatAGCGTTTCTTTTCTGTAAAACAGAACGTGGGGGGAAATGGTGGATTATaagtcatattttattttttaagttccGTTAGTGCTGTTTGTCAGGCTCGATTACTCAGGAGTTGTTTGAATTAGCGTTCAGAGTAAACATGGGGCTTCAGGTTATTTACTGTTTGTGCTGTTACTTCACTTGGTCGGGACTCGTGTCGACGAGGAGCACGGGTGGCGACAGGACGGCTTGTAGATGTGAGCTAGGCTGGTTAAACTGTGCATAAttcttttaaaatacaacatgtaCGCAAAGCACCTTGTCATCATCCACCgcgaatgaatgaatgaagcttGTGTTTGGGAGaccaaaaaaaaattaaaaaaaatgtcctttagTCGAAAGTCGTCAGTTCATTGTCCACCATTCCACGCCCAGAAGGCAGAGGCTAGCCGCCCAAAACCTCCACTTTTACCCGTCTCATGTCCGATATTATCCCGCTCCTGGCGACAAGGCCACCCTGCTTTAACCAGAGCCGAGCACCATGAGATAAAACCCCGAGGATCTCCTCCACATGACTCGGTCACAGAACGAGCGCGCTGCCTCGCCGCTCCGTAAAATGGCTTCCTCGTCTCCCGTTCTCTCCGGCTCTGGCCCTCCTCCTTTCCGCCGCCTGGTTTTATACGGCCATCTTGGCTCTCTAATATAGACTGCCCGGGATGGGAAGGCGCTCCGCGACGCTACGTCACCGGCTTCCACATATAAACACCAGACCGGGCCTTAAATAGTGGAGAACAGCCGGGGccgagggagagggagggaggcagagaccGAGGGCCGTGCTGCGGACAccgggacacacacacactgcggtGCGGGGAACGCAGCGTGGTGGCCCGCTTAGCTTTTTACACTGTGCCGCTTTGTGCTGGTGCTGAACCAAGACTGACGTGGGCcttttaaatgttgtatatTTGTGGTTGTAGGCCCCCTCGTATCTCGCTGTATCCCCACATACATCTGGTTCATATGGATTACTACAGGAACACACCTCGGGCTGAAGATAAATCCCAGGGATTGTATTACAGTGGACAAGTTTTAGAGTTGCACCatttattcaaaatattatTGTGGATGTATTGTGACAGCTGTCATGTGCTGGcatggtttttttggggggtgaaatgtttcaattttgttttacatcagACACCATAATATCCACGTTAAAGATGCTCCCTATTGTTAAACATGGCTCACACATGCATTGACAATGTGGTAACgactgttttctctcctgttcCTCTAAGCCTAAATTATACAAGTCTGTGATTGAGGATGTGATCAACGAGGTGCGAGAGCTGTTCCTGGACGAGGGAGTGGACGAGCAAGTTCTTCTGGAGCTGAAAACGGTAACTgtcactcatcactcatcacgCGTCATTGTTCCTGCGTACAACCACTACAGAAGAAATGTCGCTCGTGCAGAGGTGTGTCAAAATCAGAGTGTGGTGTCGAGCTTCGCCACGACGTAAATAGCTACAGGGCCGTTCAGATCTGGTATAAACAAGTGTTCAGAGCCAAGCACAGGCCTGAACGTACCCAAATgcgtcctgagatccgatcactcaaaccacattcaCATGTGGTCTAgacgcatgtggccacattctccTCACTGTGCGGAAGTCAATTGGTCTTGGGCCTCATGTGAAGCACTGCTCACTCTGTGGACGTCCCCTGTCCCTCTAAAGctttatattaaatcatatcTAGTTGTATGCTTGTCAGTGaccatacattgatttgtttgtggtcaCCGCCGCTATATCACCACACAGTGATTTATAATTTTCTTAAATGGCTAAAATTGTTCCTTTTATTCATTCATCCCATCCTGATTCCGCTCTCTCTGGCTCATTCTCGTCCACAGACACTCAAACACTATTACATCGGACACATCTGTGAACTCATACTGGATAAAATCCACATTTGGTTTTAGCAAACACAAATGATGTGAAAGTGCTCTATAgattaagttattattatgtgtatttAGGAGTAAccttgatgttttgtttttatttttacttggCATCGCAAAGTTATTTACAGTTGGGAAGATTGGGTTTGATGAATGATATTCAACCAGTTCAGAAAAATCTACAGCAACAACTTACTGCTCATTTTCACAAAATTCATTACCTTGTTTTCACAACACTGGGTTAAAAGACAGCTTCTTGACAAGTGATGACCTTCTGCTCCATGCTTCAGCTATGGGAGAACAAACTGTTGCAGTCCAAGGCAGTGGAGGGCTTCCATACCGAGGAGCAGGCAGCCTTACAGGCCgcgcagctgcagctgcagcagcagcaacagcagcagcagcagcaacagcagcatcatcagGTTCAGCACGTCCAACAGGTGCAGCACGTCCAGCATGTGACGCAGACTGCACAGACCCAGCAAGTCATCCTGCCgccccagcagcagcaaggTGGGTCCGCACCGGCACCACCActcatgtttaaatacaaacaacctCTGCCCGTGTCATTTCTGCACATTGTAAACACAGCAATGTGAAGGTCATATACAGCTTTACATTATTTATCCACCTTTCACAAGTAAACCCCTTTGACAGAATTTGATACTTCATAACTGAACTTATCATGAATACCTTAGATTTTAAGAGACAGTAGGGGTTCAACcaaatatttacagattttgTTAATATCtcttgctttttaaaatgcatttgttcTGTAgatattattatacatttttggaTGTGTGTTATGGTTtaagtgaaatgtgtttgtcttcacaGCTCCCCAGCAGCAAGTCATTGTTCAGGATCCCAAGATTCTGCAGCATATGAGTGCAACAGGGATGGTAAGTAGATAATGCTAGATAAagtagataaataataaatgacagCTTTGGGCttaacacacacaagaaaaactgTGAGAGTAATTACTGTACATCCCAACAAAGTGTGACAGAGTAGTGTAAAAACTAATGTAACAGGAGAAGTAAACCAAAGACCATACTATAGACAAGTTGGAGGTAGCTGTTTTTGATCAGCAGTGAGCAAACGTGCAGCATTTGGAACAAGTCTAGCTGATCCACCTGCACACAAACTTGCTTTGTTGCTGTAAAAAGGCACCAAATTACAGTCTTATGTTgtcttctaaaaaaaaaaactactaacACCGTAATtcaaaattatgaaaaacattcTCACTCAGTTACTGAATAGCCtaccaagaagaagaagaagttaaaGGATCTCAATGCGTCTTTTCTTCAGAGCAGAATGACTGGTGTAGTAACAGAGAAGTCAAAAGCAGTGGAAGGACCTTTAGAGTTGCTAAGTACCTGGGATTACAGTTGAGATAAAGCCAACAGTAATACATCCTCTTACACACTcctgttgtgtctgtgacaaacaaacctttaaacACAATGGTATGTCAACCCTTTCCTTCCATGATGGTTAACAGATGGTTCAGCAAACCATCTGTTAATGTCAAGTCTACCATCTGTGCTCTTACTCATTTTGTTCTCTCTCAATTCTGAAACAAACACTTTCAGCtcttttttcataattttaaacGCTCACTATCAAACCATGAAGataaaatgaatgaacataaaaatgtaaatgttgcttTTATCACATCAGCCAAGGCAACATGAATAGTGGAATTGTGAAGTGGTTGCGCTGTATTTAATTGATGTTTACAGTTCTTTAGAGAAGCGTTAAGGTAAATacctcctgtgtgtttttcatacATCTATAGAGCATTTACACCTCGACAACCATACAACTTAAACAGTCTTAATTGCCACATTGATGAATCCAAACCTGTAGGCCATAGTTATGTATATTATTTAGCCTCAGGACCAAATGCTGCGTGAATCTGtatctctgcgtgtgtgttcgtGTATGTACGTGTGTCTACGTGTTCCTCACTGCCTGCATGCGTATTCTCTTATTCTCCACTAGAGTGCAGCAGCTACCGCAGCAACGCTTGCTTTGCCTACAGGGGTCACCCCATACCAACAGCTCATCACCAGCCAAGGTAAAACGCTCACACTGGCATTTCTGCTCATCATGTTGTGTGTCAGGGTTTTCCCCATAACAAAACGCTCCCATCTCTTTCTGTCCCACACAcatggtaaacacacacacaaaacataccAATTACCTTGCTAAGCTAGCTAAGTTATCAAGTCTAGTATCTCTAGGGCTccagtagcagcacacacagttTTGCGACAGAAATAAGATATGAAGTCGAGGCTTCTTGCCCCTGGGGTTTCTGAAGACCAAGACCACGGTCGCCCCGAGCCATTTGAACTGCCAGCATAGGCAGTCGACGCAGAGACAGCTGGGGCTAAACCGTGTGCGTGGGGCGAAGTGGTGCTGCTGTGGGCAGAGGCCGCTTTCTCAGCCAGCGTTTcaaatggtgtgtgtttgtgagagagacagCTGAGGGGCAGGAGAGGATGTGGGATGTCTCTGATTTGTAGATAATGTGGTGGGTTAGTTTCAACGTTGATCTTCACTGAGCGCCACTTTTCAGATTCCCACTCATTCCTGTCGGGGGGGGTATTAAAGGGTATTTTTCAAATATACGTGAATGTCATGATGTAGAGACATCCCAAATAGTTGAAGCTATGTGAACATTGGCCACGCAAGGTCCAAGATGGTTTGAAAGACTAGTTATGAGCCATGTTTAATCCATCCGTGTTTCGATGTCTCTTAGGTCAGATCCTGCAGGTTGTCCGTGCTCCCAATGGGGCTCAGTACCTCATCCAGCAACCCCAGCAGCAgatcctcctgcagcagcagatgcagccTGGTGGTGTGCAGGCACCGGTCATACAACAGGTAGTCCTATCACACAAGGATGGACATCTAGCTGTGGTAAAAGGAGTGAAAGCCTTAAAACTGAACTTTAAGTTTACTTTGCTTGCTGGAAGTGCCACACAACTGCATGTACCACgtttgtctgtggttttcagATAGCTACTGTCAACTTAAAGTATACTTAGATCAGCCACAGCATTACGAGCGACTGGTTTTGAAAGTTGTGGCTGATCCATGTATGTCTGTGGCCTGTTTTGAAAGAGTTTATTCTGATGTGATTTTGTAGTCTCGGTCATTTTCCATGGCTTCATGGCTCATCTTAGTCCAAAAAAATACACCATCCgccacaacattaaaagaaGTTACATCTTTTAATGCTGATCAGTGTATAATAATTGTCATTCTGCGTCTAATCAGTCCATAACTCTGTCCATGACACATGAGGTTAGATGAAGCCAGCAGTTGCATAGCTGTGGCTCCTCTGGCAATCAAGCAGTAGGAGAAATGTGGAAATATGGTCAAAGAAATGccaagaaaaatatgaaataattctGGGAAATCAGTCGGCTCACGTCTTTTCTCTGAAGTACCCTATTGTACGTTACTCCATTACACCAGAAATGGCTCAATTAAGTTGAATACATCAATTACTACTGTGCTTTTCTTCAACTAGTGCTACTAATTGAAAATTGTGCCAAACACACCAATTGGAATTGGGCATTGcttgcattttatttatgaatgtcGATGTAAAAGCTTCTATAAAATGTGGACTCCTCTCATGAACTTTGAATCCAGGTCCTGGCTCCTCTGCAGGGAGGAATGCCCCAGCAAACAGGAGTCATCATCCAGCCTCAGCAGATTGTGTTGGCTTCAAACAAAGTCCAAGGCAACACACAGGTAAGCacctctccttttccttttacTGCTCTTATCTGGAGTATTGAGtatcatttgtttctctctaaTACACTAGGTCTGTGTATTGGCAAGCGAGCTCACAATACAATATGTATCACAATACATGGTGacgagatatatatatatattgtgataCGATACAAAATAATGcatattgttaaaatacaacTTAATAGTctaatatgtacttcatgttttAGCAAAACTCAGAACAAATTGTGCAAAACCCCCCGCTCAGCCATACAAGGCGCTATTTCAAGCTGACGAACTCTCCAACCTCCCCACACACAGCGCAGAGTGTCATTTCGGAAACATTTAGCCCGTCTTAAGGGAAAATCATGGTCGAGGCGTTCTTTTTATAGCATTACAGTTTCaaattttatagaaaataaggacaaaacctCATCTACggacaagttttcttttttttagtgCTTTAGGGAAAATATTTGCGTTGCGTAGTGTAActgaacaaactgaaatataatGTACTTGCCATAAACCTCACAGTGCATATTGTGCCCCTTCACTGCTATCCACCACTTTCATGGAAAATATTATTGTGAAAATCATTTGTATCTATATGTTTGCACAGCCCTGTAATACACTGTGCCGctttttcaccatgtttttcaGCGTTGTAAACTTTTAATCTTGTCATTTTATTGATGGAAATATAGAAGTGTATTCTAATTCTAAAGTATGATTAAGCTTGTTAAAAAACGCACAGGAAACCTGctgtaaatttgtgtttttttacagaatatACGACAATCATATTGacagttttctttctccatccccTCTTTCCCGTCAGGTGATGCAGGCAACACCTATGGTACAGCAGCCCGGTCAGGCAGCAGTTCAGGTTCAGCAGGTCCAGGGTGCAGCTGCACCACAGGCCCAACCCCAGCAGCAGGCCCAGCAGCAGGCCCAGGCTCAGCCCCAGGCACAGCCTCCCATGATGCTGCAGGTGGACGGAGCCGGAGACACCTCatcagaggaggatgaagacgaggaggaggagtatgatgaagatgaagaggaggagaaggaaaaggatggaggagaggacggACAGGTTGAGGAGGTGGGCACAAGAGgaaatctttataaaaaaacaagtcatatTTTatactatttttttttaatggctgcTTAAATCTTTAGTGGTGAGGTTTTGCTGAAATAGTTaaaagtattttgtattttgactGTGGCAGCTCGCTATTGTTTAATTTATCCCTCCAGTTTTACAAtgattaacacattttaaaaacctaaaTAATGTAACACATCCCTGACTTGGTGTTTTGCGTTGCTTTATAGTGGAGATGTGTGCACAAcgtctgtctgttttctctttctcacacaaacacattgacgCGTCTGTCATAGTTGGACTGGGCATCAGCAGAACTGGGAGAAACCCTGCGGTGTCAATGGGACTGtcaaaaaaaatccataaagttttaCCATACTTAGCAGGAAGGCAGCACTCTCCATTACATCGGTAGTTTCAGTTTTAGCTTTTCATTATCCCGCAACATGCATGCAGTTTGACAAAAGGTAAACTGGTCAATATTACATTTTGTGCTCATTTGTTAAATAAGGTCATTTCATGATATTATCATTTTATCAGATTAGAATAAATATGGatctttcacttttactttcaaAAGAGTCATTGTTTTGATGTGCAAAGGACCAGATGCCCTTTTAAAGTCGTGTCCACCTTCTGTAGGACAAAAAACATTGTTCAActtgttggttttgtttatttgtcaggaGCCACTGAACAGTGAGGATGATGTCAGTGATGAGGAGGACCAGGAATT
This window of the Hippoglossus stenolepis isolate QCI-W04-F060 chromosome 20, HSTE1.2, whole genome shotgun sequence genome carries:
- the gtf2a1 gene encoding transcription initiation factor IIA subunit 1 isoform X2, yielding MASSANSNPVPKLYKSVIEDVINEVRELFLDEGVDEQVLLELKTLWENKLLQSKAVEGFHTEEQAALQAAQLQLQQQQQQQQQQQQHHQVQHVQQVQHVQHVTQTAQTQQVILPPQQQQAPQQQVIVQDPKILQHMSATGMSAAATAATLALPTGVTPYQQLITSQGQILQVVRAPNGAQYLIQQPQQQILLQQQMQPGGVQAPVIQQVLAPLQGGMPQQTGVIIQPQQIVLASNKVQGNTQVMQATPMVQQPGQAAVQVQQVQGAAAPQAQPQQQAQQQAQAQPQAQPPMMLQVDGAGDTSSEEDEDEEEEYDEDEEEEKEKDGGEDGQVEEEPLNSEDDVSDEEDQELFDTENVVVCQYDKIHRSKNKWKFHLKDGIMNLNGKDYVFSKAIGDAEW
- the gtf2a1 gene encoding transcription initiation factor IIA subunit 1 isoform X1: MASSANSNPVPKLYKSVIEDVINEVRELFLDEGVDEQVLLELKTLWENKLLQSKAVEGFHTEEQAALQAAQLQLQQQQQQQQQQQQHHQVQHVQQVQHVQHVTQTAQTQQVILPPQQQQAPQQQVIVQDPKILQHMSATGMSAAATAATLALPTGVTPYQQLITSQGQILQVVRAPNGAQYLIQQPQQQILLQQQMQPGGVQAPVIQQVVLSHKDGHLAVVLAPLQGGMPQQTGVIIQPQQIVLASNKVQGNTQVMQATPMVQQPGQAAVQVQQVQGAAAPQAQPQQQAQQQAQAQPQAQPPMMLQVDGAGDTSSEEDEDEEEEYDEDEEEEKEKDGGEDGQVEEEPLNSEDDVSDEEDQELFDTENVVVCQYDKIHRSKNKWKFHLKDGIMNLNGKDYVFSKAIGDAEW